The following is a genomic window from bacterium.
GCGCAACGAAAAGCACATCCGGGTTAGCCGCTTTTATCTGCTCGATAATTTCGGGTTCTTCTTCGGGTTTGAAGTAGCCATTGCGAGTGCCGACCACTTGGATATTTGGGAATTTATCACGAAAATTCGATGCCGCTTGATCCGTTACTCCTGGGGCAGCGCCAAAGAAAAAAAGTTTGTAGCTTTTCTCATGGCTTAATCGGCAAAGATGATAGACCAGATCTACTCCTGAAACTCTTCCGCTTAATGGGGTTCCGTAGCGTTTAGCCGCCCACAAAATGCCGGCGCTATCGGGTGTAACCAAGTCTGCATTGTTATAGAGTTCTTTTAGCTCAGCATCCTTCTGTGCCATGACAACACCTGAGGCATCGGCAGTTATCACTTGGCAAGGGACTCGCGCCTCTATCGCGCACTCAATCCCCTCTAACGCCTCATCCTGTGTCACCTTGTGCACGCCAACGCCGAGAAAATGAATCCGCTGCCACCTGGATGCCAGATTAAAACTCTTTTTTTCTGTTGCCATCATATGATACGCCGCCAATTTTCTGGGGTTATT
Proteins encoded in this region:
- a CDS encoding WecB/TagA/CpsF family glycosyltransferase is translated as MMATEKKSFNLASRWQRIHFLGVGVHKVTQDEALEGIECAIEARVPCQVITADASGVVMAQKDAELKELYNNADLVTPDSAGILWAAKRYGTPLSGRVSGVDLVYHLCRLSHEKSYKLFFFGAAPGVTDQAASNFRDKFPNIQVVGTRNGYFKPEEEPEIIEQIKAANPDVLFVA